In one Streptomyces sp. NBC_01288 genomic region, the following are encoded:
- a CDS encoding sigma-70 family RNA polymerase sigma factor, with protein MTAGPTLRDGTTAEHELAALQREHGRPLFALLLRLCDGDRQRAEDLVQETLVRAWQHPEALRADAFESVRPWLLTVGRRLAIDARRARQARPPEVGDAVLENARVCADHAERSAATLDVREAVKTLTPEHREVLVLVYFHGASVAEAAAALGIPPGTVKSRAYYALRALRRVLPGYAADLR; from the coding sequence ATGACGGCCGGACCCACGCTCAGAGACGGAACGACCGCCGAGCACGAGCTCGCCGCATTGCAGCGCGAGCACGGCAGGCCGCTCTTCGCGCTGCTGCTCCGGCTCTGCGACGGCGACCGCCAGCGCGCCGAGGACCTCGTCCAGGAGACCCTCGTACGGGCCTGGCAGCACCCCGAGGCGCTGCGCGCCGACGCCTTCGAGTCCGTACGGCCCTGGCTGCTGACGGTGGGTAGGCGGCTCGCCATCGACGCGCGCCGGGCCCGGCAGGCGCGACCGCCGGAGGTCGGGGACGCGGTGCTGGAGAACGCGCGCGTCTGTGCCGATCACGCGGAACGGTCGGCGGCGACGCTCGATGTGCGGGAGGCTGTGAAGACACTCACTCCGGAGCACCGGGAAGTCCTGGTGCTGGTGTATTTCCACGGGGCGAGTGTGGCGGAGGCCGCGGCAGCCCTCGGGATTCCGCCCGGTACGGTGAAGTCCCGCGCGTACTACGCGCTGCGCGCCCTTCGCCGGGTGCTTCCGGGGTATGCGGCCGACCTGCGGTGA
- a CDS encoding helix-turn-helix transcriptional regulator, which produces MSGKQELARFLRGRRELLVPADVGLAGEPSRRTLGLRREEVAELAHMSVDYYARLEQGRGPRPSPRILDALTGVFRLTPAERTHLFRLAGTQVTPLAAPVRTVRPHVAELLCRIPDTAAIVTDATYDVIAWNPLAGAVFGDDLDARPNLARRRFLGRPMESSSAEEFGHILVARLRRAADRYPYDPGLARLLAELRAGSEEFRAIWETDPVHAPGHRTKTLTHPEAGPLRVNCDVLTVPHDDQQVVFVTADPGTPSARALRQLAAAGRDFSAR; this is translated from the coding sequence GTGAGCGGCAAGCAGGAGCTGGCCCGATTTCTGCGGGGGCGGCGGGAGTTGCTGGTGCCCGCCGACGTGGGGTTGGCCGGTGAACCGTCCCGGCGGACCCTCGGGCTGCGGCGGGAGGAGGTCGCCGAGTTGGCCCACATGTCCGTCGACTACTACGCCCGTCTGGAACAGGGGCGCGGGCCGCGTCCGTCGCCCCGGATTCTTGACGCCCTCACCGGGGTGTTCCGGCTGACCCCGGCCGAGCGGACCCATCTGTTCCGGCTGGCGGGGACACAGGTGACGCCGCTCGCCGCGCCGGTGCGGACCGTCCGCCCGCATGTGGCGGAACTGCTGTGCCGTATCCCGGACACGGCGGCCATCGTCACCGACGCCACCTACGACGTCATCGCCTGGAACCCCCTGGCGGGTGCTGTCTTCGGCGATGATCTCGACGCGCGGCCGAACCTGGCGCGTCGGCGCTTCCTGGGGCGCCCGATGGAGAGTTCGAGCGCCGAGGAGTTCGGGCACATCCTCGTCGCCCGGCTGCGGCGCGCCGCCGATCGCTACCCGTACGACCCGGGGCTCGCCCGTCTGCTGGCCGAACTGCGCGCCGGGAGCGAGGAGTTCAGGGCGATCTGGGAGACCGACCCCGTGCACGCCCCCGGCCACCGCACCAAGACCCTCACCCACCCGGAGGCGGGCCCGCTGCGGGTCAACTGCGATGTGCTCACCGTCCCGCACGACGACCAGCAGGTCGTCTTCGTCACCGCGGACCCGGGGACCCCCTCCGCACGGGCCCTGCGGCAACTGGCCGCAGCGGGACGGGACTTCAGTGCGAGGTGA
- a CDS encoding CapA family protein, which translates to MIARRQQVAVAVAGLLTAAAACQAQHHDPKASGRPAPPAARGFTLVAAGDILPHSAVVDRARFDAGGTGYDFRPMLAAVQPLVSRADLALCHIESVYGDSTSTSTSTGTEALTSPPEVAQGLAATGYDSCSTASDHSLDEGTVGIQRTLDTLDRAGVRHTGTARTDAEARTVTLLRAGPAKVAHLAYTADTNGVPLTPAEPWAVNLLDPARVLADARAARRAGADAVVVSLRWGTAGQNAPDPQQLALARELTAARTDGRPDIDLVLGTQAHAPQAYEKVNGTWVVYGLGDQITGEMYDNAGTQDPGGNLSTLGRFTFVPPARPGGRWEVTKAEFVPQLFDIDAGRVVDVNQAIGQGADLTGDRDRIREVVLSRGAAKDGLVMGK; encoded by the coding sequence ATGATCGCACGCAGACAGCAGGTGGCCGTCGCCGTCGCTGGCCTTCTCACCGCGGCCGCCGCCTGCCAGGCCCAGCACCACGATCCGAAGGCGTCCGGCCGTCCGGCGCCCCCCGCCGCCCGCGGCTTCACCCTCGTCGCCGCCGGTGACATCCTCCCGCACAGCGCCGTCGTCGACCGCGCCCGCTTCGACGCCGGCGGCACCGGCTACGACTTCCGCCCGATGCTCGCCGCGGTCCAACCCCTCGTCTCCCGCGCCGATCTGGCGCTGTGTCACATCGAGAGCGTCTACGGCGACTCCACCAGCACCAGCACCAGCACCGGCACCGAGGCCCTCACCTCCCCGCCCGAGGTGGCCCAGGGCCTCGCCGCGACCGGCTACGACAGCTGCTCCACCGCCTCCGACCACAGCCTCGACGAGGGCACCGTCGGCATCCAGCGCACCCTCGACACCCTCGACCGCGCGGGCGTACGGCACACGGGGACGGCGCGCACCGACGCCGAGGCGCGCACGGTCACCCTGCTGCGCGCCGGTCCCGCGAAGGTCGCCCACCTCGCCTACACCGCCGACACGAACGGCGTCCCGCTCACGCCGGCCGAGCCCTGGGCCGTCAACCTCCTCGACCCCGCCCGCGTCCTCGCCGACGCCCGGGCCGCCCGGCGTGCGGGCGCCGACGCGGTGGTCGTCTCCCTGCGCTGGGGCACGGCGGGCCAGAACGCCCCCGACCCCCAACAACTCGCGCTGGCCAGGGAACTCACCGCCGCCCGCACCGACGGCCGCCCGGACATCGACCTCGTCCTCGGCACCCAGGCCCACGCCCCGCAGGCGTACGAGAAGGTCAACGGCACCTGGGTGGTCTACGGGCTCGGCGACCAGATCACCGGCGAGATGTACGACAACGCGGGCACCCAGGACCCCGGCGGCAACCTGAGCACCCTCGGCCGCTTCACCTTCGTACCGCCCGCCAGGCCCGGAGGGCGCTGGGAGGTGACGAAGGCGGAGTTTGTCCCGCAGCTGTTCGACATCGACGCGGGACGGGTCGTCGACGTCAACCAGGCGATCGGCCAGGGCGCCGACCTGACCGGCGACCGCGACCGCATCCGCGAGGTGGTGCTGAGCCGGGGCGCGGCGAAGGACGGGCTGGTGATGGGGAAGTAG
- a CDS encoding zf-HC2 domain-containing protein — protein sequence MRSLERHRDVGAYALGVLDEADAFRFEDHLMECTSCAAHVTEFGPASRQLMLYRRATPRSVHPMAQPGPRLLDRLLGEVATRHRAGRRRFLYAVAASVVFAVGGPAVATLAAQGDGAVQLTATDAKSGVWAQVTAANENYGSDVSLKIKDGAGARSCRLVVVGRDGSEQTVTSWMVPEHDATMITMQGGSAMHPTEIDHYDVRTADGQQLVRLTSH from the coding sequence ATGAGGTCCCTGGAAAGGCATCGCGACGTCGGCGCGTACGCGCTCGGCGTGCTGGACGAGGCGGACGCCTTCCGCTTCGAGGATCACCTCATGGAGTGCACCAGTTGCGCGGCTCATGTGACCGAATTCGGTCCCGCCTCACGGCAGTTGATGCTGTACCGGCGTGCGACGCCGCGCTCTGTGCACCCCATGGCACAACCCGGTCCGCGGCTCCTGGACCGACTGCTCGGCGAGGTGGCCACGCGCCATCGGGCCGGACGGCGGCGGTTTCTGTACGCCGTGGCCGCCTCGGTGGTGTTCGCCGTGGGCGGTCCCGCGGTGGCGACGCTCGCCGCGCAGGGCGACGGTGCCGTGCAACTCACGGCGACCGACGCCAAGTCGGGCGTGTGGGCGCAGGTCACGGCCGCGAACGAGAACTACGGCAGTGATGTGTCCCTGAAGATCAAGGACGGTGCGGGCGCTCGGTCCTGTCGTCTCGTGGTCGTCGGCCGCGACGGTTCCGAGCAGACCGTGACGAGTTGGATGGTGCCCGAGCACGACGCGACGATGATCACGATGCAGGGGGGCTCGGCGATGCACCCCACCGAGATCGACCACTACGACGTGCGGACGGCCGACGGACAGCAGTTGGTACGGCTCACCTCGCACTGA
- a CDS encoding Fpg/Nei family DNA glycosylase: MPELPEVEALKDFLTEHLVGHEIVRVLPVAISVLKTYDPPPTALEGHEVVAVHRHGKFLDVETAGGPHFVTHLARAGWLHWKDRLPDGPPRPGKGPLALRVALETGEGFDLTEAGTQKRLAVYLVADPQEVPGVARLGPDPLADAFDEPAFAALLKDERRQLKGALRDQTLIAGVGNAYSDEILHAAKMSPFKLAASLTPAETHTLYTALRTTLMDAVERSRGVAAGRLKAEKKSGLRVHGRTGEPCPVCGDTIREVSFSDSSLQYCPTCQTGGKPLADRRLSRLLK, translated from the coding sequence ATGCCGGAACTCCCCGAGGTCGAAGCGCTGAAGGACTTCCTGACCGAACACCTCGTAGGCCACGAGATCGTACGGGTGCTGCCCGTCGCCATCAGCGTCCTGAAGACGTACGACCCTCCGCCCACCGCGCTGGAGGGCCACGAGGTGGTGGCCGTGCACCGCCACGGCAAGTTCCTGGACGTGGAGACGGCCGGCGGCCCGCACTTCGTGACCCACCTCGCCCGAGCGGGCTGGCTGCACTGGAAGGACCGCCTCCCGGACGGCCCGCCCCGCCCCGGCAAGGGCCCCCTCGCGCTCCGCGTGGCCCTGGAGACGGGCGAGGGCTTCGACTTGACGGAGGCGGGCACCCAGAAGCGCCTCGCGGTGTACCTCGTCGCCGACCCGCAGGAGGTCCCGGGCGTCGCCCGCCTGGGCCCCGACCCGCTCGCCGACGCCTTCGACGAGCCGGCCTTCGCCGCACTCCTGAAGGACGAACGCCGCCAGCTCAAGGGCGCCCTGCGGGACCAGACCCTGATCGCCGGGGTGGGCAACGCCTACAGCGACGAGATCCTGCACGCGGCCAAGATGTCCCCCTTCAAACTGGCGGCATCCCTGACCCCGGCCGAGACGCACACGCTCTACACGGCCCTGCGCACCACGCTCATGGACGCCGTCGAACGCTCCCGGGGCGTTGCGGCAGGCCGCCTGAAGGCGGAGAAGAAGAGCGGCCTGCGCGTCCACGGCCGCACCGGCGAACCCTGCCCGGTCTGCGGCGACACCATCCGCGAGGTCTCCTTCAGCGACTCCTCGCTCCAGTACTGCCCGACCTGCCAGACGGGAGGCAAGCCGCTGGCGGACCGCAGACTGTCGCGGCTGCTCAAATAG
- a CDS encoding universal stress protein: MTEQHSTQFERGTDGPKVIVAGMDGSDSSLRAASYAAGLARRQGALLALVYVQPVLAAGAAMGAPVADTTDEIAENLVAQIRHETERVKGIFDIRWEFHTFRGDPYGGLVKAADELKADAVIVGASEQAGHRIIGSVAVRLVKAGRWPVTVVP, translated from the coding sequence GTGACGGAACAGCACTCAACTCAGTTCGAGCGGGGCACGGACGGGCCCAAGGTGATCGTGGCCGGAATGGACGGCTCCGACTCCTCCCTCCGGGCCGCGTCCTACGCCGCGGGCCTGGCCAGGCGGCAGGGCGCGCTGCTCGCCCTCGTGTACGTGCAGCCGGTGCTGGCGGCGGGCGCGGCGATGGGGGCACCGGTCGCCGACACGACCGACGAGATCGCCGAGAACCTCGTCGCCCAGATCCGCCACGAGACCGAGCGCGTGAAGGGGATATTCGACATCCGCTGGGAATTCCACACGTTCCGCGGCGACCCCTACGGCGGCCTGGTGAAGGCGGCCGACGAACTCAAGGCCGACGCGGTCATCGTGGGCGCCTCGGAGCAGGCGGGGCACCGGATCATCGGCTCGGTGGCGGTACGGCTGGTGAAGGCGGGGCGGTGGCCGGTGACGGTGGTGCCGTAG
- a CDS encoding MarR family winged helix-turn-helix transcriptional regulator yields MNDSPPPAPASLSPDELGHRLTEVFDLVGPLYRRAARKVEQAEPVEGVSAGVRAVLNLLRLHGPMTVPQMGRDQALSRQFVQRMVNDAAAHGWVESVPNPAHQRSSLIRLTDTGRSTIADVLGREHYLMRQVGGELTEADVRACAKVLAQMLETFAHVDVD; encoded by the coding sequence GTGAACGACTCCCCTCCCCCGGCGCCCGCTTCCCTCTCCCCCGACGAACTCGGCCATCGCCTCACCGAGGTGTTCGACCTCGTCGGCCCGCTCTACCGGCGCGCGGCGCGCAAGGTGGAGCAGGCCGAACCGGTCGAGGGCGTGTCCGCGGGCGTGCGCGCCGTCCTGAACCTGCTGCGCCTGCACGGACCCATGACGGTGCCTCAGATGGGCCGCGACCAGGCGCTGAGCCGGCAGTTCGTGCAACGCATGGTCAACGACGCGGCGGCGCACGGCTGGGTCGAGAGCGTGCCGAACCCGGCGCACCAGCGGTCCTCCCTGATCCGGCTGACCGACACCGGCCGCTCGACCATCGCCGATGTGCTGGGCCGCGAGCATTACCTGATGCGCCAGGTCGGCGGCGAGCTGACGGAGGCCGACGTCCGCGCGTGCGCGAAGGTGCTCGCCCAGATGCTGGAGACCTTCGCGCACGTCGACGTCGACTGA
- a CDS encoding SDR family oxidoreductase: MNDSTALVTGANKGIGKEIARLLVAEGFTVYVGSRDAGRGERAVKELGDGARLLTLDVTDPDSITAAARQVNALDVLVNNAGIMAGGSPAPEAALDDFRRTYETNVFGVLAVTNAFLPALRRSPHPRIVNISSGTGSLTWSADPDREFAAHAGSGAAYRSSKSALNALTLFYAQSLAAEGFKVNALAPGLRATDLNARAAASAGDPAEAARGAVDLALLGDDGPTGRFLSWDGTGVPW, translated from the coding sequence ATGAACGATTCCACAGCACTGGTCACCGGCGCGAACAAGGGCATCGGCAAGGAGATCGCCCGCCTGCTCGTAGCCGAGGGATTCACTGTCTACGTCGGCTCACGCGACGCGGGCCGGGGCGAACGAGCGGTCAAGGAACTGGGCGACGGCGCAAGGCTGTTGACCCTCGACGTCACAGACCCCGACAGCATCACGGCGGCGGCACGGCAGGTGAACGCCCTCGACGTCCTGGTCAACAACGCGGGCATCATGGCCGGCGGCAGCCCCGCCCCCGAGGCGGCCCTCGACGACTTCCGCCGCACCTACGAGACGAACGTCTTCGGAGTACTGGCCGTCACCAACGCCTTCCTCCCGGCCCTGCGCCGCTCCCCGCACCCCCGCATCGTGAACATCTCCAGCGGCACCGGCTCCCTGACCTGGAGCGCCGACCCGGACCGCGAGTTCGCCGCCCACGCCGGCTCGGGCGCCGCGTACCGCTCGTCGAAGTCGGCGCTCAACGCCCTGACCCTCTTCTACGCCCAGTCCCTCGCGGCGGAGGGCTTCAAGGTGAACGCGCTGGCCCCCGGCCTACGGGCGACGGACCTCAACGCACGGGCTGCGGCGAGCGCCGGGGATCCGGCGGAGGCGGCGCGGGGGGCGGTGGATCTGGCGTTGCTGGGGGACGACGGGCCTACGGGGCGGTTCCTGTCGTGGGACGGGACGGGGGTGCCTTGGTGA
- a CDS encoding alpha/beta fold hydrolase produces the protein MTAASELSFFASADGDLAYRDVGTGDPVVLLHSGFADHRVFDDQLPSLAADFRVIAPDIRGHGFSANASGPFRWADDLAGLLRHLDLGPAVLVGLSMGAAVATDTALEHPELVRAIVVSGGGTSAFEYQDPELLEHTARAGQLLATGDIPGWLDQFTQGVAGPRRRVAEVAPSVIRRLRELTAHTISKHTPGEKDWYVPLPDPWSGVPKLDVPVLAIHGAADWPDSIAMAQRLADTVPNGRSTTIERVGHYPNMEKPERFNEILMDFLGAL, from the coding sequence ATGACAGCTGCTTCGGAACTGAGCTTCTTCGCATCTGCCGACGGGGACCTGGCCTACCGCGACGTGGGCACCGGCGACCCCGTGGTCCTCCTCCACTCCGGCTTCGCCGACCACCGCGTCTTCGACGACCAACTGCCGTCCCTCGCGGCCGACTTCCGCGTCATCGCACCCGACATCCGGGGCCACGGTTTCTCGGCCAACGCGAGCGGACCGTTCCGCTGGGCCGACGACCTGGCGGGTCTCCTGCGCCACCTGGACCTCGGCCCCGCGGTCCTGGTCGGCCTCTCCATGGGCGCGGCCGTCGCGACCGACACCGCGCTGGAACACCCCGAACTGGTCCGCGCGATCGTCGTCAGCGGCGGCGGCACCAGCGCGTTCGAGTACCAGGACCCCGAGCTGCTGGAACACACGGCCCGCGCCGGGCAGTTGCTCGCCACCGGCGACATCCCGGGCTGGCTCGACCAGTTCACCCAAGGCGTGGCGGGCCCGCGCCGCAGGGTGGCCGAGGTCGCCCCGTCCGTCATCCGCCGCCTGCGCGAACTGACCGCCCACACGATCTCCAAGCACACCCCGGGCGAGAAGGACTGGTACGTCCCGCTGCCCGACCCGTGGTCCGGCGTCCCGAAGCTGGACGTCCCGGTCCTGGCGATCCACGGTGCCGCCGACTGGCCCGACAGCATCGCCATGGCCCAACGCCTCGCCGACACCGTCCCGAACGGCCGCTCCACGACCATCGAGCGCGTCGGCCACTACCCGAACATGGAGAAGCCGGAACGCTTCAACGAGATCCTGATGGACTTTCTCGGCGCGCTCTGA
- a CDS encoding SpoIIE family protein phosphatase: MVDRGASALSLPDDWPAHPDPILALNRMGSFDWDLDNGLFHMDAQAHEVFDLRPDEYDGRPESLAIRVPPPEGYRLDGLVSQAMKDGSENYGAYFRMRLRDGTLRWTHTQGYIRRDETGRPRRIIGIVRDATRELAESAARREQAAQDAALRRQTNVVQLTTAALAHARTVQDVIDVLKDTHGLVHLGATSLVMGLVEAGRIRLVAEGPEDSFVPGTEVTRIDEQYPMGEVVRTLAPAFIESPEEFAERYPLLWPHITELNITAAAYLPLIAQARPIGAMGLLYSDRRGFSADERNVLVALGSSIAQSLQRAMFYEQEKDLAQGLQQAMLPRAIPSVPGADVAVRYRSAKLGRDIGGDWYDLIPLPGGRVGAVIGDVQGHDTHAAAVMGQLRIVLKAYAAEGHTPATVMARASVFLHELDTERFATCLYAEVDLSTGVVQVVRAGHIDPLVRQLDGTSRRMTVVGGLPLGLSAEFGRLEYPVSTIELDPGETLLLCTDGLVEQPGADLDDGMQTLAALIASGPDDVRDLADLLIDVAEERGGEDDVALLLLRRRGLDAPQPGGRLQQHVAPGDSEALTEARRMIRAAVRAWGAGERSDEVELVADELITNALMHTEGSAIVTLRVLNGTERRLRVEVEDSSSALPRRREAGENGVSGRGLLLVDLLTDVWGVEARGSGKCVWCEFLFPDRT; this comes from the coding sequence ATGGTTGATCGGGGAGCGAGCGCCCTGTCACTCCCGGACGACTGGCCCGCCCACCCGGACCCGATCCTGGCGCTCAACCGCATGGGCAGCTTCGACTGGGACCTGGACAACGGTCTGTTCCACATGGACGCCCAGGCCCACGAGGTCTTCGACCTGCGCCCCGACGAATACGACGGCCGCCCCGAGTCACTGGCGATCCGGGTACCGCCGCCCGAGGGCTACCGGCTCGACGGGCTCGTCTCCCAGGCCATGAAGGACGGCAGCGAGAACTACGGCGCCTACTTCCGGATGCGGCTGCGCGACGGCACCCTGCGCTGGACCCACACCCAGGGCTACATCCGGCGCGACGAGACGGGCCGCCCGCGCCGGATCATCGGCATCGTCCGGGACGCCACGCGGGAGCTCGCCGAGAGCGCGGCCCGCCGTGAACAGGCCGCCCAGGACGCGGCGCTGCGCCGGCAGACCAACGTCGTGCAGCTCACCACCGCCGCCCTCGCGCACGCCCGTACGGTCCAGGACGTCATCGACGTCCTCAAGGACACCCACGGTCTCGTCCACCTCGGCGCGACCAGTCTGGTCATGGGCCTGGTCGAGGCCGGCCGTATCCGGCTGGTCGCGGAGGGCCCCGAGGACAGCTTCGTGCCCGGCACGGAGGTCACCCGGATCGACGAGCAGTACCCGATGGGGGAGGTCGTACGGACCCTCGCGCCGGCGTTCATCGAGTCGCCGGAGGAGTTCGCCGAGCGGTATCCGCTGCTGTGGCCGCACATCACCGAGCTGAACATCACCGCGGCCGCCTATCTGCCGCTGATCGCGCAGGCGCGGCCGATCGGGGCGATGGGGCTGCTCTACAGCGACCGGCGCGGTTTCTCGGCGGACGAGCGCAACGTGCTCGTCGCGCTGGGCAGCAGTATCGCGCAGAGCCTCCAGCGCGCCATGTTCTACGAGCAGGAGAAGGACCTCGCGCAGGGCCTTCAGCAGGCGATGCTGCCGCGCGCGATCCCGAGTGTCCCGGGCGCCGATGTCGCCGTGCGCTACCGGTCGGCGAAGCTCGGGCGGGACATCGGCGGTGACTGGTACGACCTGATCCCGCTGCCGGGCGGGCGGGTCGGCGCGGTCATCGGCGACGTCCAGGGGCACGACACGCACGCCGCCGCCGTTATGGGGCAACTCCGCATCGTCCTCAAGGCGTACGCCGCCGAGGGGCACACCCCGGCCACGGTGATGGCCCGCGCCTCCGTCTTCCTCCACGAACTCGACACCGAGCGCTTCGCGACCTGCCTCTACGCCGAGGTCGACCTGTCGACCGGAGTGGTGCAGGTGGTCCGGGCCGGTCATATCGACCCGCTCGTGCGGCAGTTGGACGGGACCTCCCGTCGGATGACCGTCGTGGGCGGGCTCCCGCTCGGGCTCTCCGCCGAGTTCGGGCGGCTCGAATATCCCGTCTCCACCATCGAACTCGACCCCGGCGAGACCCTGTTGCTGTGCACCGACGGCCTCGTCGAACAGCCCGGGGCCGACCTCGACGACGGCATGCAGACCCTTGCCGCGCTCATCGCCTCCGGCCCCGACGACGTGCGCGACCTCGCCGATCTGCTCATCGACGTGGCCGAGGAACGCGGCGGGGAGGACGACGTGGCGCTGCTCCTGCTGCGCCGGCGCGGGCTCGACGCCCCGCAGCCCGGCGGACGGCTCCAGCAGCATGTGGCGCCCGGTGACTCCGAGGCCCTCACCGAGGCGCGGCGCATGATCCGGGCCGCGGTCCGCGCGTGGGGCGCGGGCGAGCGTTCCGACGAGGTCGAACTGGTCGCCGACGAGCTGATCACCAACGCGCTGATGCACACCGAGGGCTCAGCGATCGTCACCCTCAGGGTCCTCAACGGCACCGAACGCCGGCTGCGCGTCGAGGTCGAGGACTCCTCCAGCGCCCTCCCGCGCCGCCGTGAGGCGGGGGAGAACGGGGTCTCCGGGCGCGGTCTGCTCCTCGTCGACCTGCTCACGGACGTGTGGGGCGTGGAGGCGCGCGGCAGCGGCAAGTGCGTGTGGTGCGAGTTCCTGTTCCCGGACCGGACCTGA
- a CDS encoding DUF6777 domain-containing protein produces the protein MRISTGTIATACALSATLLVAGCGGDGGKDTKSSGEVFLQPVAAQGPDPFTDSTATAPSVPPRVTRTPQSTPRKSPPPQVTPTGTVSTPSGHMRSVSGATPGLYGGTARTGSCDVERQISYLTRDQAKARAFAQAEGISPGGIPGYLRGLTSVVLRADTQVTNHGFRDARVTGFQSVLQAGTAVLVDNRGVPRVRCACGNPLKAGASTQGAMADGGRSWSGFRPAEVVVVTPAPQVITDITIINIVDNTWIERPLGHRGPHHDHVVPRPPHVTPTPTPSRTGPSPRPHDSGASASPGDTSPAPSSSASTSPDASPSVSPSDGSASPGDGQSAAPEKSATDCVTPTVTVTPGATGNAPGEAPSPGPTDCPAATVTATPTTSPPGSTSTPSPRGATPGVGTPSASEPSQGQDSPDEIGPPSVQETPDLPDGGGLIPDDTTTGSIFDSPTNVFDG, from the coding sequence GTGCGCATATCCACCGGAACCATCGCCACGGCCTGCGCGCTCTCGGCGACGCTCCTCGTCGCCGGGTGCGGCGGCGACGGCGGCAAGGACACGAAGTCGAGCGGCGAGGTCTTTCTTCAGCCCGTCGCGGCACAGGGCCCCGACCCCTTCACGGACTCCACGGCCACCGCGCCGAGCGTCCCACCACGGGTCACCCGAACGCCGCAGTCCACACCCCGGAAGTCTCCGCCTCCACAGGTGACACCCACGGGGACCGTGTCCACGCCCTCCGGCCACATGCGTTCCGTCTCCGGCGCCACACCCGGGCTGTACGGCGGGACCGCGCGGACCGGCAGCTGTGACGTCGAGCGGCAGATCTCCTATCTCACCCGGGACCAGGCCAAGGCCCGCGCCTTCGCGCAGGCCGAGGGGATCTCCCCGGGCGGGATCCCCGGCTATCTGCGCGGGCTGACCTCGGTCGTACTGCGCGCCGACACGCAGGTCACCAACCACGGGTTCCGGGACGCTCGGGTGACCGGGTTCCAGTCGGTCCTCCAGGCCGGTACCGCCGTCCTCGTCGACAACCGGGGCGTGCCCCGGGTCCGCTGCGCCTGCGGCAACCCGCTCAAGGCAGGTGCGTCGACCCAGGGTGCGATGGCCGACGGCGGGCGGTCCTGGTCCGGGTTCCGGCCGGCCGAGGTGGTCGTGGTGACCCCGGCGCCCCAGGTGATCACCGACATCACGATCATCAACATCGTCGACAACACCTGGATCGAACGGCCCCTCGGTCATCGCGGGCCCCATCACGACCACGTCGTACCCCGGCCGCCGCACGTGACACCGACGCCGACACCGTCCCGTACGGGTCCGTCGCCGCGACCGCACGACAGTGGGGCCAGCGCCTCGCCCGGCGATACGAGCCCCGCGCCGAGCAGCAGCGCGAGTACTTCTCCGGACGCCTCTCCGAGCGTCTCCCCGAGTGACGGGAGCGCCTCCCCGGGTGACGGCCAGAGCGCCGCCCCGGAGAAGTCCGCCACCGACTGCGTCACCCCGACCGTCACGGTCACCCCGGGCGCGACCGGCAACGCACCCGGCGAGGCACCCTCCCCGGGTCCCACGGACTGCCCCGCCGCCACCGTCACGGCGACCCCGACGACCAGCCCGCCCGGCAGCACGTCCACCCCCTCGCCGCGCGGAGCCACTCCGGGTGTTGGGACGCCCTCCGCGTCGGAGCCGTCCCAGGGCCAGGACTCCCCGGACGAGATCGGTCCGCCGAGCGTGCAGGAGACCCCCGACCTGCCCGACGGCGGCGGGCTGATCCCCGACGACACCACCACCGGCAGCATCTTCGACAGCCCCACGAACGTGTTCGACGGCTGA